A stretch of the Sulfurimonas sp. HSL-1656 genome encodes the following:
- a CDS encoding ABC transporter substrate-binding protein — MNRLLLTLFISVLVSVPQALSDMKDDQATVSRVFGSSPPMNYLLYALDPAKMIGLNFKAKNPFNGADPAYLDKRFLALPVIGSFHGSGSRINLETLVAAHPDLVLIWEDDMLVQTVTDQIKKLGVPTLTVPFRQIASMPGAMERVGDAVGAGERGRQLADYTRTVIDEINASLAGTKPTRYYYAEGLDGLSTECDTSFHVVAMNFAGGENVHKCRQSNLRGLEKINFETLLAYDPEVIIVQHAMVYGDLVEDPMWKQLRAVKAGRIYLVPTVPFNWVDRPPSFMRVIGIQWLASLFHPEAYDVDLKMRVAAFYKLFLNVDLSPREINTLLGDSL, encoded by the coding sequence ATGAACAGACTTCTGCTTACCCTCTTCATATCGGTGCTCGTCTCGGTGCCCCAGGCGCTTAGCGATATGAAGGATGACCAGGCGACCGTCAGCAGGGTCTTCGGCTCATCACCGCCGATGAACTACCTGCTCTATGCCCTCGACCCCGCCAAGATGATCGGCCTCAACTTCAAAGCCAAGAACCCCTTCAACGGCGCCGATCCCGCCTACCTCGACAAGCGCTTCCTGGCCCTGCCCGTCATCGGGTCGTTCCACGGCAGCGGCAGCCGCATCAACCTCGAGACCCTCGTCGCCGCCCACCCCGACCTCGTGCTGATCTGGGAGGATGACATGCTTGTGCAGACCGTGACCGACCAGATCAAAAAACTCGGCGTCCCGACGCTGACGGTGCCTTTTAGGCAGATCGCGTCGATGCCCGGCGCCATGGAGCGCGTCGGCGACGCCGTCGGTGCAGGCGAACGCGGCCGGCAACTGGCCGATTACACCCGCACGGTTATTGACGAGATCAACGCCTCGCTGGCCGGCACCAAACCGACACGCTATTACTATGCCGAGGGGCTGGACGGCCTCTCGACGGAGTGCGACACCTCCTTCCACGTCGTCGCCATGAACTTCGCCGGCGGCGAGAACGTCCATAAGTGCCGCCAGAGCAACCTGCGCGGGCTGGAGAAGATCAACTTCGAGACCCTGCTGGCCTATGACCCGGAAGTGATCATCGTCCAGCACGCCATGGTCTACGGCGACCTCGTGGAGGACCCGATGTGGAAACAGCTCCGCGCCGTCAAAGCGGGGCGGATCTACCTCGTGCCGACGGTGCCGTTCAACTGGGTCGACCGTCCGCCCTCGTTCATGCGCGTCATCGGCATCCAGTGGCTCGCTTCCCTCTTCCATCCGGAGGCATACGATGTCGACCTGAAAATGCGCGTCGCCGCGTTCTACAAACTCTTTCTCAACGTCGACCTGAGTCCCCGCGAGATCAATACGCTATTAGGAGATTCCCTTTGA
- a CDS encoding energy transducer TonB, whose protein sequence is MIHENDHRHRLLAMGASVLMHGALLGAFLYAPRPVLPAPAAERQTVAISLAAYTPRAASPAAAAAPQAKPLPAKPAARPKSAVKSAPKPAPVTAKPAPVTLPIPQHKTPEIKASDDASLSEAFASLPSPPVAPASHAETSPHTPDNASSATPLANNNKKADPTGPDATVLGRIRAMIESAITYPAAARRLRLEGVVTLSFKLASDGTVATAEVLRSSGSTVLDRKALQTLWDLSGDFPSLESLTHLTIPITFSLSHS, encoded by the coding sequence ATGATACACGAAAACGACCACCGTCACCGCCTGCTGGCAATGGGCGCCTCCGTACTGATGCACGGGGCACTGCTGGGCGCGTTCCTCTACGCGCCGCGCCCCGTCCTGCCCGCACCGGCAGCCGAACGGCAGACGGTGGCGATCTCCCTGGCCGCCTATACCCCGCGTGCCGCGTCGCCGGCAGCGGCCGCCGCCCCGCAAGCAAAACCCCTCCCGGCCAAACCGGCTGCACGCCCGAAATCCGCGGTGAAATCAGCACCGAAACCGGCGCCGGTCACCGCAAAACCCGCCCCGGTCACGCTGCCCATTCCCCAACACAAAACCCCTGAGATAAAGGCGTCCGACGACGCGTCTTTATCTGAGGCGTTTGCCTCCCTTCCGTCCCCGCCCGTCGCTCCGGCCTCACACGCGGAAACTTCTCCTCACACACCAGACAATGCGTCAAGCGCTACACCGCTTGCAAACAACAACAAAAAAGCTGACCCAACCGGGCCGGACGCAACGGTGCTGGGACGGATACGTGCCATGATCGAATCCGCCATCACCTACCCCGCCGCCGCAAGAAGGCTGCGGCTCGAGGGGGTGGTGACGCTCTCGTTCAAACTTGCTTCCGATGGTACGGTCGCTACTGCAGAAGTCTTGCGCAGCAGCGGCAGTACCGTTCTGGACCGTAAAGCGTTGCAAACGCTATGGGATCTCAGCGGCGATTTTCCCTCTCTCGAATCGCTGACCCATCTGACGATCCCGATCACCTTCTCACTTTCACACTCTTAG
- a CDS encoding globin: MNVFTEEGTPIQGFNQCGTRPFEGAGALPRTVDAKIDFIYPEVTFPSDALYRAWGEPNIRALVRYHHALLRKTVLGEMFPADDNAFAAATEKAADFFIEALGGAKAFSDAHGHPALRMRHLHLIVDEKARDIWLMMYRKAMAECAMPAEHAREFWEWIEALSIRMINRRTTVTPITRHPYEPLAGRKAAE, translated from the coding sequence ATGAACGTCTTTACCGAAGAGGGGACGCCGATCCAGGGGTTTAACCAGTGCGGCACCCGGCCGTTTGAAGGGGCCGGTGCCCTCCCGCGTACGGTCGATGCGAAGATCGACTTCATCTATCCCGAGGTGACCTTCCCCTCCGATGCACTCTACCGCGCCTGGGGGGAACCGAACATCCGTGCCCTCGTGCGGTACCACCACGCTCTACTGCGCAAGACGGTACTGGGCGAGATGTTCCCCGCTGACGACAACGCCTTCGCCGCCGCCACCGAAAAAGCCGCCGATTTCTTTATCGAGGCGCTGGGCGGTGCGAAAGCCTTCAGCGATGCCCACGGCCACCCGGCGCTGCGGATGCGCCACCTGCACCTCATCGTTGACGAGAAAGCCCGCGATATCTGGCTCATGATGTACCGCAAGGCGATGGCGGAGTGCGCCATGCCCGCCGAACACGCCCGGGAGTTCTGGGAGTGGATCGAAGCCCTCTCCATCCGCATGATTAACCGCCGCACCACGGTCACCCCCATCACGCGCCACCCCTATGAACCCCTCGCAGGGCGCAAGGCGGCGGAGTAG
- a CDS encoding cytochrome c codes for MDFIGMFPLFYFPDIGSAWLMGITGTIHILASHTSVGAALLFAFLAHKAYKENRTDLYDYMKKYGMFLLIFSYVIGSITGPGIWYTATAASPRGISALIHNFVWVWATEWVFFIYEVIGVFALVYFIDKIDRKTHLKLTYTFALASVGTLMLIIGIISFMMWPGNDAFYQTGSASDAFFGVNTFPHMFLRIGFMIMMAGVIGLIISSAMKNKEVSYELTRKMGYVSLLGGFLVLFFFMWYIKTLPESADILLGIYLPSILTTRIILILAFALYFLLAIFKPQYIRRSLAIVMLFVIAVVGLWPGEKLRESLRKPYVAGRYIYSNQIISRDVPGKGIKSEVEVIADRGLLRVNPWIPDRLRTITPENRLEAGQLLTKLACSNCHALEPGAKFRPLMLRFAGQDKETIKAFMQGSLATGAIPYMPRIDLPDAEFDAMAAWIATQIN; via the coding sequence ATGGATTTCATTGGCATGTTTCCACTTTTCTATTTTCCTGATATCGGCTCTGCCTGGTTGATGGGAATCACCGGAACCATTCATATTCTGGCTTCGCACACCTCCGTCGGTGCCGCACTGCTTTTTGCCTTCCTGGCGCACAAGGCGTACAAGGAGAACCGCACCGACCTCTATGACTATATGAAGAAGTACGGCATGTTCCTGCTGATCTTTTCCTACGTCATCGGTTCCATCACGGGTCCGGGGATCTGGTATACGGCCACGGCGGCCAGCCCGCGGGGAATCAGCGCACTGATCCACAACTTCGTCTGGGTCTGGGCTACAGAGTGGGTCTTCTTCATCTATGAGGTCATCGGCGTCTTCGCGCTGGTCTACTTCATCGATAAAATCGACCGCAAAACACACCTGAAGCTGACCTACACCTTCGCACTGGCCTCCGTCGGCACCCTGATGCTCATCATCGGGATCATCAGCTTCATGATGTGGCCGGGCAACGACGCCTTCTACCAGACGGGATCGGCCAGCGACGCCTTCTTCGGGGTCAACACCTTCCCGCACATGTTCCTGCGTATCGGCTTCATGATCATGATGGCCGGTGTCATCGGACTGATCATCTCCAGCGCAATGAAGAACAAGGAGGTCTCGTACGAGCTGACCCGCAAAATGGGCTACGTCAGCCTCCTCGGCGGCTTCCTGGTGCTCTTCTTCTTTATGTGGTACATCAAGACGCTGCCCGAGAGCGCGGACATCCTGCTGGGGATCTACCTCCCGTCCATCCTGACGACGCGAATCATCCTCATCCTGGCCTTCGCGCTCTATTTCCTCCTCGCGATCTTCAAACCGCAGTATATCCGCCGCTCGCTGGCGATCGTCATGCTCTTTGTTATCGCCGTTGTCGGCCTCTGGCCGGGCGAAAAGCTGCGTGAGAGCCTGCGCAAACCCTACGTCGCCGGACGTTATATCTACAGCAACCAGATCATCAGCCGGGACGTCCCGGGCAAAGGGATCAAAAGTGAAGTGGAGGTTATCGCCGACAGAGGGCTTTTGAGGGTCAATCCCTGGATCCCCGACCGGCTGCGCACGATCACCCCGGAGAATCGGCTCGAAGCGGGCCAGCTGCTGACCAAGCTCGCCTGTTCCAACTGCCACGCACTGGAGCCGGGTGCCAAGTTCCGCCCGCTCATGCTTCGGTTTGCCGGCCAGGACAAAGAGACGATCAAAGCCTTCATGCAGGGCTCGCTGGCGACGGGGGCCATCCCCTATATGCCCAGAATCGACCTCCCCGACGCCGAGTTCGACGCCATGGCCGCCTGGATAGCGACCCAAATCAACTAA
- a CDS encoding TOBE domain-containing protein → MQIDGRFWLRKDGRNFLGNGRIELLEKIAQTGSIHAAAKAMKMSYKAAWERVNAMNDIADRPIIEKTTGGRGGGGTVLTAHAYELIATYKRFAELHREFINRFAEAGDDPERLARILSRTFLTTSARNQIACSVGSITPHALRSELRLQLPGGDTLYSVITSTSVRNMGLEEGCDAYAIIKSSDVAISATAPEASDDVNILKGKITSLQRSSENAEITLQLEGGSKLIGVTDLDASDALETAMVAYATVAKNHIIIGA, encoded by the coding sequence ATGCAGATAGACGGGCGCTTCTGGCTGCGAAAAGACGGCAGGAACTTTCTGGGCAACGGTCGCATCGAACTCCTCGAGAAGATCGCCCAGACCGGCTCCATCCACGCCGCGGCGAAGGCGATGAAGATGAGCTACAAGGCGGCATGGGAGCGGGTCAATGCCATGAACGACATCGCCGACCGCCCCATCATCGAAAAGACCACCGGCGGGCGCGGCGGCGGCGGGACGGTCCTCACCGCCCATGCGTATGAACTCATCGCCACCTACAAGCGCTTCGCGGAGCTGCACCGCGAATTCATCAACCGCTTCGCCGAAGCGGGGGATGACCCCGAACGGCTCGCCCGCATCCTCTCGCGTACCTTCCTCACGACGAGCGCGCGCAACCAGATCGCCTGCAGCGTCGGAAGCATCACGCCCCACGCCCTGCGTTCCGAACTGCGCCTGCAGCTTCCCGGCGGCGACACCCTCTATTCCGTCATCACCTCGACGTCGGTGCGCAATATGGGCCTGGAAGAGGGGTGCGACGCCTACGCCATCATCAAATCCAGCGACGTCGCCATCAGTGCCACGGCACCGGAAGCCTCCGACGATGTCAATATCCTGAAGGGAAAGATCACTTCCCTGCAGCGCAGCAGCGAAAACGCGGAGATCACCCTCCAGCTCGAAGGGGGGTCCAAACTGATCGGTGTCACGGACCTCGACGCCAGCGACGCCCTGGAAACGGCGATGGTTGCCTACGCGACCGTCGCAAAGAACCACATCATCATCGGGGCCTGA
- a CDS encoding HAMP domain-containing sensor histidine kinase — translation MKASERESFFKSLALYFVTIEILIGFLLYHNYREDVGSLKQQLFLEMKNFNFNFEGEKFSLDFVPLQTEAPLLELREDGQTLYALFPLPANQRYLLKIYYPRADFREQTRALLGRYLLFMLLLSAVVGVMALGFARYTLRPLRSALELTDRFIKDIIHDLNTPVSAILINTSMLSREDKAVRRIEKSAKLIGMLYRNLQEYQGGLPQQRDTFRLDTLVAERLAFFESLYPALAFHADLAPTTLTANPDALTRIVDNLLSNACKYNIKEGEVTLALSGGTFSITNTAAVPIRSPRNLFDRFYKESERGIGIGLHIVKKLCDEERIAIAVTQAENRVTFTCTLPPEQTTR, via the coding sequence TTGAAAGCCTCTGAAAGAGAATCCTTCTTCAAGAGCCTCGCGCTCTACTTCGTTACCATCGAGATCCTGATCGGTTTCCTGCTCTATCACAACTACCGCGAGGACGTCGGCAGCCTCAAACAGCAGCTATTCCTGGAGATGAAAAACTTCAACTTCAACTTCGAGGGGGAGAAGTTCTCCCTCGATTTCGTCCCCTTGCAGACGGAAGCGCCCCTGCTGGAGCTGCGCGAGGACGGCCAGACGCTCTACGCTCTCTTCCCGCTCCCCGCCAACCAGCGCTATCTGCTCAAGATCTACTACCCCAGAGCGGACTTCAGGGAGCAGACCCGGGCGCTGCTGGGCCGCTACCTCCTTTTCATGCTGCTGCTCTCCGCCGTCGTCGGCGTCATGGCGCTCGGGTTCGCCCGCTATACCCTCCGCCCGCTGCGCAGTGCCCTGGAGCTGACCGACCGCTTCATCAAAGATATCATCCACGATCTCAACACCCCCGTCAGCGCTATTCTCATCAACACCTCGATGCTGAGCCGTGAGGACAAAGCCGTCCGGCGCATCGAGAAAAGCGCCAAACTGATCGGCATGCTCTACCGCAACCTCCAGGAGTACCAGGGCGGCCTGCCGCAGCAGCGCGACACCTTCCGGCTCGACACCCTCGTGGCGGAGCGGCTGGCCTTTTTCGAAAGCCTCTATCCCGCGCTCGCCTTTCACGCCGACCTCGCACCGACGACGCTGACCGCCAACCCCGACGCCCTGACGCGGATCGTCGACAACCTGCTCTCCAACGCCTGCAAATACAACATCAAGGAGGGGGAGGTGACGCTGGCGCTCTCGGGGGGCACCTTCAGCATCACCAATACCGCCGCGGTACCCATCCGTTCGCCCCGCAACCTCTTTGACCGTTTCTACAAGGAGAGCGAACGCGGCATCGGAATAGGCCTGCACATCGTCAAAAAACTCTGCGACGAGGAGCGGATCGCCATCGCCGTCACCCAGGCCGAAAACCGCGTCACCTTCACCTGCACCCTGCCGCCTGAACAAACCACGCGTTAG
- a CDS encoding response regulator transcription factor — translation MARILLLEDDPVLGESLQDLLQRHGHETVWVTDGEAAADTAFDTPFDLYLFDINVPLLNGFDLLGALRDAEDRTPAIFISALRDIDSMTKGFAAGAEDYLKKPFDIDELLLRIRARTHQLERQLRYGEIIFNPADGRVNKNNRSVDLGEIRTAIFRLLITNVGQTIDKGELLELLEQPTDQALRFHISRLKQQLGIDITNVRGVGYRLESL, via the coding sequence ATGGCACGGATTCTGCTGCTCGAAGACGATCCGGTCCTGGGGGAGTCCCTGCAGGACCTGCTGCAGCGGCACGGCCATGAAACCGTCTGGGTCACCGACGGGGAGGCCGCCGCCGACACGGCTTTTGACACCCCCTTCGACCTCTATCTCTTCGATATCAACGTCCCCCTGCTCAACGGTTTCGACCTCCTGGGTGCCCTGCGCGACGCCGAGGACCGCACCCCGGCCATTTTCATCTCCGCCCTGCGCGACATCGACTCGATGACCAAAGGGTTCGCCGCGGGCGCGGAGGATTACCTCAAAAAGCCCTTCGACATCGACGAGCTTCTGCTGCGCATCAGGGCGCGCACCCACCAGCTGGAGCGCCAGCTCCGCTACGGCGAGATCATCTTCAACCCGGCCGACGGGCGGGTAAACAAAAACAACCGCAGCGTCGATCTCGGGGAGATCCGCACGGCGATCTTCCGCCTGCTTATCACCAACGTCGGCCAGACCATCGACAAGGGCGAACTGCTGGAGCTGCTGGAACAGCCCACCGACCAGGCGCTGCGCTTCCACATCAGCCGCCTCAAACAGCAGCTGGGCATCGACATCACCAACGTCCGAGGCGTGGGGTACCGTCTTGAAAGCCTCTGA